The DNA window ATGTATCACACCTTTAAATTTTAACCTTCCAGCAGATGTAAATACCGCAGATCCCACACTTATAGGCGCTTTCAGGATGGCTTCCTTTTCTATAATACTACCGCCTGCTTTTTTTATAACACCTGCTACACCTCCACCCATATAGCCCAAAGAGTTGGCAGGATTTACTATGGCATCAGCATTTACCTCAAGTAGGCTTCCCTGCAGTATTTCTATCTGTAGCATAACTTTTATTTTAACTCCCTTAATGTTTTTGCTATGCTCTCTTCTGGCTTTACGGTTATAACATTCACGCTCATAATGTCCTTTGCGATCTTTTCACTTAGATACTCTTGCATTAGCCTTTTAGCTTCTCCTACAGGTTGGTGGGCTTGCAAGGTTATAGCTTCCACCATGTAGTCCCTCACCTTGAGCCTTTCAAGGTTCCAAAGCCCCCACTGTTCCTTGTATGCTCAAGAGTCAAGCCTTGTATTGACCTGACTTGGAAAGAAGCACTTTTTCCAGAAATCAGGTAAGCGGTGAAAATAGAAAGCATGGCAGGTACCAAAAGAACGTATCCCCCTGTCATCTCCGATATGAGTATAAGAGTGGAGAGAGGAACCTTTGCTGAGGTTCCAAAAAAGGCTACCATTCCCACCACAGTAAAGGAAGGCACATGAAGGTCAAGCCTGTACTATTCAAAAGCAGGCTATAACAAGCTCCTAAAAGACCACCATCATAACGAAAGGTCCAAAGATGCCTCCAGACATGCCAGATCCAAAGGTAAAGGAAACACCTAAATCAACCCCAACTGCGTCAGAAAGTATAAGTAAAGGGTCTATTAGCTTTAAGTTCAGTATGAGCTGTAAGTATCCATAGCCATTTCCTATGGCAAAGGGTATAAGCATTCCCACAATGCCGGCCATAAAGCCCCCAAGAGCAGTCTTTAAACAGGGCTTTATCTTCAACCCTACCGAAGAGAAAGTATGCAAAGAGTGCAGAAGGCTTTAAGTTTATGATTTCTGGTATATGCACGAAGAATATGGATTCAAAGTCAAGGAAAAAGTCTGCGGTTATGTATAAGCTTATACAAGCCAAAAAGACGGGTGTCAAATTTTCTATGTCAAAGTCTTTTTTAAAAAAGACTTCGGCGCTTACTATTGCACCTGCAAAAGGAGCCTTGAAAGCCCCACCACCAGCATAACCCTCCCTTCCTCTTTAGAGAGCCTTAAAAGGTTTGACAGCGTGGATCCAATACCCGCCCTATAAGAGCTATAGGTCCTTCTCCGCCAGAAGTAGCGCCCATACCTATGGTAAGGGAGAAGGTTATCAGTTTGACCTTCTATACGTTCGGCTTTTTGAGATATCCTATACTCATCAGCCATTGAGAGTAGTCATTTATCACTCTTCTGTTGTCAATCTTTGAGGTTATTCGTAACTTTATTTAAGCGTCCCCGGGCGGAGTCGAACCGCCGACCTCGAGATTAGGAATCTCGCGCTCTATCCTACTGAGCTACGGGGACTGATGATAAGTATAACACATCTGTGACATTAGATTTCGTCTGAGAATATTACCTCAGGTATGTTCGCCTTTATAATACCCCTTTCTTTACCCATACGTAGCATAAGTCTTACCGCCTCTCTACCATCTTTCCCATAATCAAGCGTTCTATTATTCACATACATACTCACAAACTTCTTAGTTTTTTCTTCACTGTCTTTTATATCCCTGGCATAATTTATGGCATAAGTTAAGGCTTTGTCCATATTAGAAAGAGCGTATTCCACACTTTTTTTCATGAGCTTCTCTATCTTCCTTATGTTTTCCTCTCCCAAATCCTTCCTTATTACGTTACACCCCAAAGGTAATGGGAGGGCTGTTTCTCTTTGCCACCACTCTCCAAGATCAAAAAGCTTTATAAGTCCCCTGTCTGCATAGCTTATCTGTCCTTCATGTATCACAAGTCCCGCATCCACTTCTTCCCTTTCTACAGCATCCATAATTTTGTCAAAGGGAATCACCTTTTCGTAAAAGTCAGGCTCATACAGCCTCAAAACGAGATAAGCTGTTGTCAATATTCCCGGCACAGCAACGCTTTTACCCCTAAGTGTGTCCAGCTTCCTTTTGGCTACAACTATAGGTCCATAGCCTTCTCCAACGCTTCCACCGCTTGGAAGAACAAAGTACTTGTCAGAGACATACGGATATGCGTGAAAGGAAATGGCAGAGACCTCGTAAGTTCCATTGAGGGCTTCCTTATTCAGAGTTTCTATATCCGCAAGCACATGCTCGATTAAAAACCCTTCTGTATCTATTTCACCAGATACAAGAGGGTAGAACATAAAAGCATCATCCGAATCAGGACTGTGGGCTATTCTTATCCTCATAGCTTAAGTTTAATACTATACTTTTCCTTTAGTCTTGTGTCAAGTAAAATATAGGCTGTTTAAAAAAATCAACACTCAGAGCTACAACGAGTTTAAATATACAGCATGAGACTAAGAATAATACATAGCGCCAAAAGGATAT is part of the Hydrogenobacter sp. genome and encodes:
- a CDS encoding CBS domain-containing protein, whose protein sequence is MVEAITLQAHQPVGEAKRLMQEYLSEKIAKDIMSVNVITVKPEESIAKTLRELK
- a CDS encoding chloride channel protein — translated: MVAFFGTSAKVPLSTLILISEMTGGYVLLVPAMLSIFTAYLISGKSASFQVRSIQGLTLEHTRNSGGFGTLKGSR
- a CDS encoding MqnA/MqnD/SBP family protein encodes the protein MRIRIAHSPDSDDAFMFYPLVSGEIDTEGFLIEHVLADIETLNKEALNGTYEVSAISFHAYPYVSDKYFVLPSGGSVGEGYGPIVVAKRKLDTLRGKSVAVPGILTTAYLVLRLYEPDFYEKVIPFDKIMDAVEREEVDAGLVIHEGQISYADRGLIKLFDLGEWWQRETALPLPLGCNVIRKDLGEENIRKIEKLMKKSVEYALSNMDKALTYAINYARDIKDSEEKTKKFVSMYVNNRTLDYGKDGREAVRLMLRMGKERGIIKANIPEVIFSDEI